A genomic window from Bdellovibrio sp. SKB1291214 includes:
- the sufC gene encoding Fe-S cluster assembly ATPase SufC, with translation MLEIRNLHARVEEKEILKGLNLTVKAGEVHAIMGPNGSGKSTLSKVLAGHPAYEVTGGEVKYEINFMMQNLLELAPDERAKEGIFLAFQYPIEVPGVSNFTFLHTAFNSVLQHQGSEPMPEGEFREFLVQKLKLVSMKPEYLDRPVNTGFSGGEKKKNEILQMAVLSPRLALLDETDSGLDIDALRVVSDGVNKLRRKDNAIILVTHYQRLLDYIKPDFVHVLLGGKIVETGDSSLALKLEEKGYDWLIN, from the coding sequence ATGTTAGAAATTAGAAACCTCCATGCACGTGTTGAAGAAAAAGAAATCCTTAAAGGTCTAAACCTGACGGTTAAAGCTGGCGAAGTTCACGCCATCATGGGACCAAACGGTTCTGGTAAGTCGACTTTGTCTAAAGTCTTAGCTGGTCATCCAGCTTATGAAGTCACAGGTGGCGAAGTTAAATACGAAATCAACTTCATGATGCAGAACTTGTTGGAGCTTGCTCCAGACGAGAGAGCTAAAGAAGGAATCTTCTTAGCATTCCAATATCCGATTGAAGTTCCGGGAGTATCTAACTTCACGTTCTTGCACACAGCTTTTAACTCTGTTTTGCAACATCAAGGTTCTGAACCAATGCCTGAGGGTGAGTTCCGTGAATTCTTGGTGCAAAAGTTGAAACTTGTTTCCATGAAACCTGAATACTTGGATCGTCCAGTGAACACGGGTTTTTCGGGCGGCGAGAAAAAGAAAAACGAAATCCTTCAGATGGCAGTTTTGTCTCCTCGTTTGGCTTTGCTTGATGAAACAGACTCGGGCCTTGATATCGACGCTCTTCGTGTGGTTTCAGATGGCGTGAATAAGCTTCGTCGCAAAGACAACGCGATCATCTTGGTCACTCACTATCAACGTTTGCTTGATTATATCAAACCTGACTTTGTACACGTGCTTTTGGGTGGAAAAATTGTTGAGACGGGTGACTCTTCCTTGGCGTTGAAGCTTGAGGAAAAAGGTTACGACTGGTTGATCAACTAA